The Formosa sp. Hel1_33_131 genome window below encodes:
- a CDS encoding aminoacyl-histidine dipeptidase, translating to MSQDIRKLEPKAVWNKFADLNAVPRPSKKEERVIAFMKDFGKNLNLETVEDTVGNVIIKKPATAGMEDRKAIVMQSHLDMVHQKNSDTDFDFLTQGIEMIVDGDWVKANGTTLGADNGLGVATIMAILESTDIPHPAIEALFTIDEETGMTGAMGLKGGLLKGEILLNLDTEDDDEIGVGCAGGIDVTAVGTYNEEPTPETKIGYSIEVKGLQGGHSGMDIHKGFGNANKIMNRLLFDAFENFGLRISEIDGGSLRNAIPRESKAIVSIDLVQEDAFKYEMGLQVEAIQTELKTMEPDLTVEFTKIDTPKVMMDLGVQEGLTRAIYAAWNGVYRMSPDIPELVETSNNIARVIIKGGNVKIGCLTRSSVESSKMDLAMMLRATFELIGCEVELSGDYPGWEPDMDSSILKVLRSLYEKLYNEKPHVAACHAGLECGLLGTNYPDMEMISFGPNIRGAHSPDERAQISSVQKFWVFVLEILKEIPKV from the coding sequence ATGAGCCAAGACATTCGTAAACTGGAACCCAAAGCAGTTTGGAACAAATTTGCAGATTTGAATGCCGTGCCCCGTCCTTCTAAAAAAGAAGAACGCGTCATTGCATTTATGAAAGATTTTGGGAAAAATCTAAACCTTGAAACCGTAGAAGATACGGTAGGGAATGTGATCATCAAAAAACCAGCCACAGCAGGCATGGAAGACCGAAAAGCCATTGTCATGCAATCACATTTAGATATGGTACATCAGAAAAACAGTGATACTGATTTTGATTTTTTAACCCAAGGTATTGAGATGATTGTTGATGGGGATTGGGTCAAAGCAAATGGAACGACTCTAGGAGCCGATAACGGCTTAGGCGTCGCAACCATTATGGCAATTTTAGAAAGTACCGACATTCCACACCCTGCTATTGAAGCCTTGTTTACGATTGATGAAGAAACTGGCATGACAGGTGCGATGGGTCTAAAAGGAGGCTTGTTAAAAGGAGAAATTCTTTTAAACCTAGATACCGAAGATGATGACGAAATTGGCGTGGGCTGTGCCGGAGGCATTGATGTCACCGCCGTAGGGACGTATAACGAAGAACCAACTCCTGAAACCAAAATAGGCTATTCCATAGAAGTTAAAGGATTGCAAGGGGGACATTCAGGGATGGATATTCATAAAGGGTTTGGGAATGCCAATAAAATAATGAACCGTTTGTTATTTGATGCCTTTGAAAATTTCGGATTGCGAATATCTGAAATTGATGGTGGAAGTTTACGCAACGCGATTCCTAGGGAGAGCAAAGCAATTGTGTCGATAGACCTAGTACAAGAAGATGCTTTTAAGTACGAAATGGGCCTACAAGTTGAAGCGATTCAGACAGAACTCAAAACAATGGAACCAGATTTAACGGTTGAGTTTACTAAAATTGACACGCCAAAAGTGATGATGGACTTGGGTGTTCAAGAAGGGTTAACAAGGGCTATTTATGCTGCGTGGAATGGCGTGTACCGCATGAGTCCCGACATTCCTGAATTGGTAGAAACATCTAATAATATTGCCCGTGTCATTATCAAAGGAGGAAATGTCAAAATAGGCTGCCTCACACGTTCTTCTGTGGAATCCTCTAAAATGGATTTAGCAATGATGTTGCGTGCAACCTTTGAGCTTATTGGCTGCGAGGTAGAGCTTTCAGGGGATTACCCAGGTTGGGAACCCGATATGGATTCATCTATTTTGAAAGTATTGAGATCTTTATACGAAAAACTATACAACGAAAAACCACATGTAGCGGCCTGTCATGCCGGTTTAGAATGCGGTCTTTTAGGAACGAATTATCCCGATATGGAAATGATCAGTTTTGGACCGAATATCAGAGGGGCGCATTCTCCTGATGAACGCGCTCAGATTTCTTCTGTTCAGAAATTTTGGGTCTTTGTTTTAGAGATTTTAAAAGAGATTCCAAAAGTATAA